A region from the Lolium perenne isolate Kyuss_39 chromosome 4, Kyuss_2.0, whole genome shotgun sequence genome encodes:
- the LOC127292660 gene encoding chalcone synthase 1-like: protein MAAVTVEEVRKAQRAEGPATVLAIGTTTPENIVYQADYADYYFRVTKSEHLVDLKDKFKKMCDKSMIRKRYMHLTEEILEEHPNICAYMAPSLDARQDILVAEIPKLGKTAAQKAIKEWGQPMSKITHLVFCTTSGVDMPGADYQLIKMLGLSPSVRRVMLYQQGCFAGGTVLRVAKDLAENNRDARVLVVCSEITAVTFRGPTETQLDSMVGQALFGDGAAAVIIGADPNMAIERPLFELVSASQTILPDTEGFIEGHLREVGLTFHLHRNVPVAISNNIERALVDAFAPLGIDDWNSIFWVAHPGGPAILNMVEARAKLDKNRMRATRHILSEYGNMSSACVLFILDEMRKRSLQDGNATTGEGMDWGVLFGFGPGLTVETVVLHSIPISTP from the exons ATGGCGGCGGTGACGGTAGAGGAGGTGAGGAAGGCGCAGCGGGCGGAGGGTCCGGCGACGGTCCTAGCCATAGGCACGACGACGCCGGAGAACATTGTGTACCAGGCAGACTACGCTGACTACTACTTCCGGGTGACCAAGAGCGAGCACCTCGTCGATCTCAAGGACAAGTTCAAGAAGATGT GCGACAAATCAATGATACGCAAGAGATATATGCACTTGACTGAGGAAATCTTAGAGGAGCATCCCAACATCTGCGCGTACATGGCGCCCTCGCTAGATGCGCGGCAGGACATCCTAGTCGCTGAGATACCCAAGCTGGGGAAGACGGCGGCGCAGAAGGCCATCAAGGAGTGGGGCCAGCCAATGTCCAAGATCACACATCTGGTGTTCTGTACCACCTCCGGTGTGGACATGCCAGGCGCCGATTACCAGCTGATAAAGATGCTCGGCCTCAGCCCATCGGTGAGGCGCGTGATGTTGTACCAGCAAGGCTGCTTCGCCGGGGGGACGGTGCTCCGTGTTGCCAAAGACCTCGCCGAGAACAACCGCGACGCTCGCGTGCTCGTCGTCTGCTCAGAGATCACCGCCGTCACATTCCGTGGCCCTACCGAGACCCAGCTCGACTCGATGGTCGGCCAGGCTCTCTTCGGAGACGGTGCAGCCGCGGTGATCATCGGTGCGGACCCCAACATGGCCATCGAGAGGCCTTTGTTCGAGCTGGTTTCGGCAAGCCAGACCATACTGCCAGACACGGAGGGCTTCatcgaaggccacctccgggagGTGGGGCTCACCTTCCACCTCCATAGGAATGTGCCAGTGGCCATCTCCAACAACATCGAGCGCGCATTGGTGGACGCCTTCGCGCCGCTGGGCATCGATGACTGGAACTCCATCTTCTGGGTGGCTCACCCTGGTGGCCCGGCGATCTTGAACATGGTGGAGGCAAGGGCCAAGCTCGACAAGAATCGGATGCGTGCCACCCGGCACATCCTCTCGGAGTACGGTAATATGTCCAGCGCGTGCGTCCTCTTCATCCTCGACGAGATGCGCAAGCGCTCTTTGCAAGATGGAAACGCCACCACCGGCGAAGGCATGGACTGGGGCGTGCTCTTCGGCTTCGGCCCTGGTCTCACCGTCGAGACCGTAGTCCTCCACAGCATCCCAATCTCCACGCCATGA